The following are encoded together in the Narcine bancroftii isolate sNarBan1 chromosome 10, sNarBan1.hap1, whole genome shotgun sequence genome:
- the LOC138744064 gene encoding LOW QUALITY PROTEIN: uncharacterized protein (The sequence of the model RefSeq protein was modified relative to this genomic sequence to represent the inferred CDS: deleted 1 base in 1 codon; substituted 1 base at 1 genomic stop codon): MIRSQLTASRSQDQARGGPVNLVFLPPVLGSASPAPRCTLDPDSCYPRSSSRQRRSAAGYRNWESSSTRQHLSIATPYGPEIVRWLETVWGYRRLNDATTPDRYPVPHIQDFSANFHGARVFCKVDLVRGYHQIPVHPDDVAINTLAPSLDYEQLAQAQRNDVEMQALGIAISGLKLKYVWVPSSPDTLLCDVPVVPLHWRAKVFSLIHDLTHPAVKKTMQMVAEWFVLHWLKKEVAELARPPRSRCQTSKVQRHTGAPIQNLDPAVHRFQHIHVDVVGPLPPRITDVVNQIAQYRIFSTIDLRSAYHQLPIRCEDXPFTAFEANGRLYQFLRVPFGVTNGVAVFQREMDRMVDQNGLTATFPYLDNITICGHDVQDHDANLDKFLQTARRLNLTYNLDKCVFRTTRLAILGCVVENGIVMPDPDRMRPLMDLPPPPPHTQKALKRCLCLFSYYAQWVPHYADKARPLIKTTSFPLSTEATAAFDRIKSDIAAAMLHAIDESVPFQVESDASDFALAATLNQAGRPVAFFSRTLQGPESRHSSIEKEAQAIVEAVRRWRHYLAGRRFTLLTDQRAVSFMFSNTQRGKIKNDKIARWRIELSTFNYDILYRPGKLFRGTCASIQMDRLRKLHEALCHPGVTRFAHFVKARNLPYTVEEIRSNKSTQQDTNALLMAYAGFWNGNELM; encoded by the exons ATGATCAGGAGCCAGCTAACCGCaagccgctcccaagaccaagccagaggaggcccagtcaacctggtgtttctaccaccagtgctggggagcgcaagccc GGCACCCCGCTGCACGCTAGACCCAGACAGCTGCTACccaagaagctccagcaggcaaaggaggagtgcTGCAGGCtacaggaactgggaatcgtccAGCACTCGTCAACACCTGAGCATCGCCACTCCATATGGTCCTGAAATTGTCCGGTGGCTGGAGACCGTGTGGGGCTACCGTCGAttgaatgatgcaaccacccccgacaggtacccggtgccccacatacaggatttcTCTGCCAACTTCCATGGTGCACGGGTCTTCTGCAAAGTGGACCTtgtgcggggataccatcagatcccagtgcatccagacgacgtgg CCATTAACACTCTCGCGCCCAGTCTGGAttatgagcaactggctcaggcacagaggaatgatgtggagatgcaggccttggggattgccatctcgggcctcaaacttaAGTATGTctgggtgcccagcagcccggacacattgctctgcgacgtCCCAGTGGTCCCGCTGCACTGGAGGgcaaaggtcttcagtctgatccatgacctcACTCACCCAGCAGTAAAGAAAACCATGCAGATGGTCGCAGAGTGGTTTGTGTTGCAttggctgaagaaggaggtggcagaactggccagacctccaaggtccaggtgccagacctccaaggtccagcgacacacgGGAGCCCCTATCCAGAACTTGGACCCGGCGGTtcacagattccaacacatccacgttgatgtcgttgggcccctgccg ccacgcatcacggatgtggtgaaccagatcgcccaatatcgcattttctccactattgacctacgttcggcctaccaccagctcccgatccgctgcgaggactgaccattcacggcctttgaagcgaatgggcggctatatcaatttctcagggtaccattcggggtcacgaatggtgtcgcggtcttccagcgggaaatggacaggatggtggaccagaacgggctaaccgctaccttcccgtatctggacaatatcaccatctgcggccacgacgtgcaggaccacgacgccaacctagacaaatttcttcaaactgcccgtcggctaaacctgacttacaatttggacaagtgtgtcttccggaccacacgactcgctattctaggttgtgtggtggagaacgggatagtcatgccagatcctgaccgcatgcgtcccctaatggacttacccccccccccc ccacatacccagaaagctctcaaacgttgcctgtgccttttctcgtattacgcccaatgggttccacactacgccgacaaggcgcgtcctcttatcaagaccacctcttttcccctctcgaccgaagccacagcggctttcgatcgaatcaaatccgacatcgctgctgcgatgctgcacgcgatcgacgagtctgtcccgtttcaagtcgagagcgatgcatccgacttcgccctggcagccaccttgaaccaggccggtcggcctgtagccttcttctccagaaccctccagggtccggagagtagacactcctcgatcgagaaggaggcccaggccatagttgaagcggtgcgtcgttggagacattacctcgctgggaggcgctttacactgttgactgatcaacgtgcggtctccttcatgttcagcaacacccagcgtggtaagataaaaaacgacaaaattgccagatggagaatcgaactctccacctttaactatgacatcctgtaccggcctggtaagctcttcagggggacgtgcgccagcatacagatggacagactacggaaactccatgaggcgctctgtcatccaggggtcactaggtttgctcactttgtcaaggcgcgcaacttaccctacacagtcgaggagatccgctcca ACAAATCCACTCAGCAAGACACCAACGCTCTTCTCATGGCTTATGCAGGATTCTGGAATGGAAACGAGCTGATGTAA